DNA from Brassica napus cultivar Da-Ae chromosome C4, Da-Ae, whole genome shotgun sequence:
CCCACAGTAGTAAGGAATGGTGTGCCCAGGATCAATGGAactctcttctcagttgccatcttcaAGACAGTGAGGTCTATAGGGATGGTGCAAGAtccaatcttcaaagggaaatccttgatgagaccaataggggtagtagaagaagaatccccAAACGTGAGAGAGGAAGTATCTGACTCCATGTGTTCAATCTCaagactcttcaccatctccattgagatcacattcacacttgcaccggaatcaacaagagcatcatcaaaggTGAGCTTACCAAGGGAGCAGGACAAGGTGAACTTCCCTTGGGATTCTAGTTTAGGGAGAGACTTTGGTGTGATGGCTGGATCAAGTTTCAAAGTTGAAATGTTGAGGAGCTCTGCTACTTCTGCTTGGTGGTCTACAATGTCCTTGATGAGCATCATTTGGACATGAGCCTCACGCATACCCGAGATCTCTGGAAGCTTAACTCCAATATCACTTAAGTCTTTTCTGAACTTGGAAATTACCTTCTTTTGAGCTTTGGTGAGGACCCTTTGTGGAAATGGGAGCTTGTCATATGGTGACTGCTCAACCTCAGTGGTGTCCTCCAGCTTGACTTCTTTCAGCTTC
Protein-coding regions in this window:
- the LOC125586129 gene encoding uncharacterized protein LOC125586129 — translated: MVEVKILKVDTPMAEKPVAKRANRKLKEVKLEDTTEVEQSPYDKLPFPQRVLTKAQKKVISKFRKDLSDIGVKLPEISGMREAHVQMMLIKDIVDHQAEVAELLNISTLKLDPAITPKSLPKLESQGKFTLSCSLGKLTFDDALIGSCTIPIDLTVLKMATEKRVPLILGTPFLTTVGACIDFANKKVTLLNVNKAVSYPIQSPLDVEYYGTITCGDPYIEKDPPSQLST